Proteins from a single region of Rhipicephalus sanguineus isolate Rsan-2018 chromosome 5, BIME_Rsan_1.4, whole genome shotgun sequence:
- the LOC119394250 gene encoding V-type proton ATPase subunit F, with the protein MAARGKLIAIIGDEDTCVGFLLGGIGEINKQRQPNFKVVDKNTSVSEIEDCFKGFVKRGDIDIILINQNIADMIRHAIDNHTQSIPAVLEIPSKDQPYDPNKDSILRRAKGMFTTEDYK; encoded by the exons ATGGCCGCAAGGGGGAAACTCATTGCTATTATAGGGGACGAG GACACCTGTGTTGGATTTCTTCTCGGAGGAATTGGGGAGATCAACAAGCAAAGACAGCCCAACTTCAAAGTAGTCGATAAAA ATACAAGTGTATCCGAAATAGAAGACTGCTTCAAAGGTTTCGTCAAACGCGGAGACATTGATATTATACTGATAAATCAGAAC ATTGCCGACATGATCAGGCATGCGATTGACAACCACACTCAGTCGATACCAGCAGTTCTGGAAATACCATCCAAGGATCAGCCCTACGACCCAAACAAGGACTCCATCCTTAGGCGAGCGAAG ggGATGTTTACAACTGAAGACTACAAGTAG